From a single Gammaproteobacteria bacterium genomic region:
- a CDS encoding multidrug efflux SMR transporter yields the protein MRSWIFLAVAISGEVIATSALKASDGFSKLTPSIVVVVGYLISFYFLSMALKTIPVGVAYAIWAGLGIVMVTGIAWVVYGQKLDLGTLVGMALILIGVVVMNLFSSVTVH from the coding sequence ATGAGAAGTTGGATATTTTTGGCTGTGGCAATTTCAGGTGAGGTAATTGCAACTTCTGCATTAAAAGCAAGTGATGGGTTTTCAAAATTAACACCTTCAATAGTAGTTGTTGTGGGGTATTTAATTTCTTTTTATTTTTTATCTATGGCTTTAAAAACAATTCCTGTTGGTGTTGCTTATGCTATTTGGGCAGGACTTGGTATTGTTATGGTTACGGGAATTGCTTGGGTTGTGTATGGGCAAAAGTTAGATTTAGGCACATTAGTTGGTATGGCATTAATTTTAATCGGTGTTGTTGTCATGAATTTATTCTCAAGTGTTACAGTACATTAA
- a CDS encoding DUF4242 domain-containing protein, with the protein MPKYVIERELEGAGQLSSNDLKGISQKSCDVLEELGTKIQWVESYVTDNKIYCVYIASDETLIRKHAEKGEFPINSISEVRAIIDPTTSE; encoded by the coding sequence ATGCCAAAATATGTGATTGAAAGAGAACTTGAAGGTGCAGGTCAATTGTCAAGTAACGATTTAAAAGGTATTTCCCAAAAGTCTTGCGATGTTCTTGAAGAACTAGGTACCAAAATTCAATGGGTTGAAAGCTATGTTACTGATAACAAAATTTATTGTGTTTACATCGCTTCAGATGAAACATTGATAAGAAAGCACGCTGAAAAAGGCGAATTCCCTATCAATTCAATAAGTGAAGTTAGAGCAATTATAGACCCAACTACTTCAGAGTAA
- a CDS encoding TIGR02922 family protein — protein MNKHLPFTIIYSCNNSITISHEILNISVEVGKRVIIPDDFKKDKIIIAVCEGEVNVLNTLGERICTDNDVA, from the coding sequence ATGAACAAGCACCTTCCATTTACAATAATTTATTCATGTAACAACTCAATTACGATATCACATGAAATACTGAATATCTCAGTAGAGGTAGGGAAAAGAGTTATTATTCCTGATGACTTCAAGAAAGATAAAATCATCATCGCTGTATGCGAAGGTGAGGTTAATGTGTTGAATACTCTTGGGGAACGCATTTGTACAGATAACGATGTTGCCTAA